In the genome of Notamacropus eugenii isolate mMacEug1 chromosome 5, mMacEug1.pri_v2, whole genome shotgun sequence, one region contains:
- the PPP1R15A gene encoding protein phosphatase 1 regulatory subunit 15A has product MPVDTAMPVHALAAPRMTRSPDPPNSDLGHSTGISLGASFRGSLFSDIQLLLAWTWSQLWNVGLQPKPRGEAKDVNPEARTEEEEGPFNQAPGPWPEVRRAQASSSLQNWVGQVRKEGDQGVAEGPADLESGEQKVHDGASRREEPGNRPTGLVQRDDGQDREQAARGILMPGENKGNENEEGEGVGDEIMPEAEQSLPSLVDSCPQGLWPLAWQLREEAEERGIGGAEEGDGKGGSSSQPHPVLTSPLLRAWAYRPGEDEGDEDEEDVSDGEEGAANQPPSPMLTSPLLRAWAYRPGEDEGDEDEEDVSDGEEGAANQPPPPMLTSPLLRAWAYRPGEDESDDDDEDDVSDGEGGAANQPPPPVLTSPLLRAWAYRPGEDEGDEDEEDVSDGEEGAANQPPPPVLTSPLLRAWAYRPGEDEGDDEDEDEDDVSDGEGGAANQPPPPVLTSPLLRAWACRPGEENDDQEDAEGAVCRAGPGLQVFRVSIFVPGAEQPSPWPSPQLPQRLKKRLRPRRTPVEPEPESPPGRKVRFSSTVGLHLLAVWAGPARAARRGPWEQLARDRSRFARRITQAEAHLGPCLCPAARARAWMRLQALTISPQSSSQGGEGPYPSP; this is encoded by the exons ATGCCTGTGGACACCGCCATGCCCGTGCACGCCCTCGCTGCCCCCAGGATGACGCGCAGCCCGGACCCT CCCAACTCTGACCTGGGACATAGTACTGGCATCTCCCTGGGAGCTTCCTTCAGGGGCAGCCTTTTTTCTGACATTCAGTTACTTTTGGCCTGGACCTGGTCCCAACTATGGAATGTGGGACTCCAGCCCAAGCCTAGAGGAGAAGCAAAGGATGTGAACCCTGAAGCTAGAACTGAGGAAGAAGAGGGCCCCTTCAATCAGGCCCCAGGACcttggcctgaagtcagaagagctCAGGCCAGCTCTAGCCTCCAGAACTGGGTTGGACAAGTGAGGAAAGAGGGTGACCAAGGAGTGGCTGAAGGCCCAGCAGACCTTGAGTCTGGAGAACAGAAGGTCCATGATGGAGCATCCAGGAGAGAAGAGCCTGGAAATAGGCCCACAGGTCTGGTCCAACGAGATGATGGGCAAGACAGGGAGCAAGCAGCGAGAGGCATCCTCATGCCTGGAGAGAACAAGGGGAATGAgaatgaagaaggagaaggggtgGGAGATGAGATAATGCCTGAGGCTGAGCAAAGCCTCCCTTCCCTTGTGGACAGCTGCCCTCAGGGGCTCTGGCCTTTGGCCTGGCAGCTCagagaagaggcagaggagaggggaATTGGGGGAGCTGAAGAAGGTGATGGCAAAGGAGGATCCAGCAGCCAGCCTCATCCTGTGCTCACCAGCCCCCTGCTCAGGGCCTGGGCCTACAGACCTGGAGAGGATGAAggtgatgaggatgaggaagatgtatctgatggggaggagggagcagccAACCAGCCCCCTTCTCCTATGCTCACCAGCCCCCTGCTCAGGGCCTGGGCCTACAGACCTGGAGAGGATGAAggtgatgaggatgaggaagatgtatctgatggggaggagggagcagccAACCAGCCCCCTCCTCCTATGCTCACCAGCCCCCTGCTCAGGGCCTGGGCCTACAGACCTGGAGAGGAtgaaagtgatgatgatgatgaggatgatgtatctgatggggaggggggagcagcCAACCAGCCCCCTCCTCCTGTGCTCACCAGCCCCCTCCTCAGGGCCTGGGCCTACAGACCTGGAGAGGATGAAggtgatgaggatgaggaagatgtatctgatggggaggagggagcagccAACCAGCCCCCTCCTCCTGTGCTCACCAGCCCCCTGCTCAGGGCCTGGGCCTATAGACCTGGAGAGGATGAaggtgatgatgaggatgaggatgaggatgatgtatctgatggggaggggggagcagcCAACCAGCCCCCTCCTCCTGTGCTCACCAGCCCCCTGCTCAGGGCCTGGGCCTGCAGACCTGGAGAGGAGAATGATGACCAAGAAGATGCTGAAGGAGCTGTGTGCAGGGCAGGCCCAGGGCTGCAGGTCTTCCGTGTTTCCATCTTTGTGCCTGGGGCTGAGCAGCCATCCCCCTGGCCCTCACCCCAGCTACCCCAGAGACTGAAGAAGCGCCTGAGGCCCCGACGGACCCCTGTGGAGCCAGAGCCAGAGTCCCCTCCAGGCAGGAAG GTCCGATTCTCCAGCACCGTGGGCCTTCATCTCCTGGCGGTATGGGCTGGGCCCGCCCGTGCTGCCCGCCGGGGTCCATGGGAGCAGCTGGCACGTGATCGGAGCCGCTTCGCTCGTCGTATCACCCAGGCCGAAGCCCACCTGGGCCCTTGCCTGTGCCCTGCTGCGCGGGCCCGAGCTTGGATGCGTCTCCAAGCATTGACCATTTCCCCTCAGTCTTCTTCCCAGGGTGGGGAGGGCCCCTACCCCAGCCCATAA